One stretch of Dyella jiangningensis DNA includes these proteins:
- a CDS encoding DcaP family trimeric outer membrane transporter: MYGKHSGSSSRGARTLAPLLLCGVVAASPGVHAQSSETAELKAQLEQVRAQMQAQQQVMQKMQSRLDELEAKEREQAAAKPAAAPAAPLVSAASARAPSGPPAYRPPSAMAGASEPLPEGYIRLGDTGNLLKVDLVAQLDAMADSTYMGAPDLFVPSSIPVRGQPFYDSGRRSEMSAKQSIFRMDYRRDTDYGTLKIVYKNNFFGSGSGDMPYNLQAFYGELDNEHYTLLAGYNISAFTDIDVFPNTLDYEGPNSFTFKYGPQIRFAPILYRSGESVLTLPMSLEKPNADITVPGVPVLAEYQTYSRRPDITLGLRWQAPDWHIQWANLFRDLRVENADARTRSTTGYATQLTGTTKLFEHDSIQGWFSYGKGFANFLQDISGLGLDAAFNPQGDLRAIRARGYGAGYTHAWLDNLTSSMSYGYLRISPQSNLLIDSTMPKSTKFASLNLAWQFSERAMFGVEYLWGQNIDLTDARGQGQRIQTTLRYDLNP, from the coding sequence ATGTACGGGAAGCATTCCGGTTCCTCGTCGAGAGGTGCGCGCACGCTGGCGCCCCTCCTGCTTTGCGGTGTCGTTGCGGCAAGCCCCGGCGTGCATGCGCAATCGTCCGAGACCGCCGAACTCAAGGCGCAGCTCGAACAGGTGAGGGCGCAGATGCAGGCGCAACAACAGGTGATGCAGAAAATGCAATCGCGCCTGGACGAACTGGAGGCGAAGGAGCGCGAGCAGGCTGCGGCAAAGCCGGCCGCGGCGCCGGCGGCTCCACTGGTGAGTGCGGCGTCGGCACGGGCGCCATCGGGCCCGCCTGCGTATCGGCCGCCTTCGGCGATGGCCGGTGCGTCCGAGCCCTTGCCGGAGGGTTACATCCGCCTCGGCGATACCGGCAACCTGCTGAAGGTCGATCTCGTCGCGCAGCTCGATGCGATGGCCGACAGCACCTACATGGGAGCGCCCGATCTGTTCGTGCCCTCGTCGATTCCGGTGCGCGGACAGCCGTTCTACGACAGTGGAAGGCGCTCGGAAATGAGCGCCAAGCAGAGCATCTTCCGCATGGACTACCGGCGTGACACCGACTACGGCACGCTCAAGATCGTCTACAAGAACAACTTCTTCGGCAGCGGCAGCGGCGACATGCCGTACAACCTGCAGGCGTTCTACGGCGAGTTGGACAACGAGCATTACACGCTGTTGGCCGGCTACAACATTTCCGCCTTCACCGACATCGACGTGTTCCCCAACACGCTGGACTATGAAGGCCCGAACTCCTTCACCTTCAAGTACGGGCCGCAGATCCGCTTCGCGCCCATCCTCTACAGGAGCGGCGAAAGCGTGCTGACCCTGCCCATGTCGCTGGAAAAACCGAACGCGGATATCACCGTGCCCGGCGTTCCCGTGCTTGCCGAATACCAGACCTATTCGCGTCGTCCGGACATCACGCTCGGTCTGCGTTGGCAGGCGCCCGACTGGCACATCCAATGGGCGAACCTGTTCCGAGACCTGCGCGTCGAGAACGCCGATGCGCGCACGCGGAGCACGACCGGCTATGCCACGCAGCTCACCGGCACGACGAAGCTGTTCGAGCACGACAGCATCCAAGGGTGGTTCAGCTACGGCAAGGGGTTCGCCAACTTCCTGCAGGACATTTCCGGGCTGGGGCTGGATGCGGCGTTCAATCCGCAGGGCGATCTTCGCGCGATCCGCGCGCGCGGCTATGGCGCGGGCTACACGCACGCATGGCTCGATAACCTCACGTCCAGCATGTCCTACGGCTACTTGCGCATCAGCCCGCAGTCGAACCTGCTGATCGACTCGACCATGCCCAAGAGCACCAAGTTCGCCTCGCTCAACCTGGCCTGGCAGTTCAGCGAGCGCGCGATGTTCGGTGTGGAATACCTGTGGGGACAGAACATCGACTTGACGGATGCGCGGGGGCAGGGCCAGCGCATTCAGACCACCTTGCGATACGACCTCAACCCCTGA
- a CDS encoding Orn/Lys/Arg decarboxylase N-terminal domain-containing protein: MSMNRPWILYVTSDLPDEGSVLRLALTRLGDAIRQRGIEVVQALSCEDGLAVARGKPSFSAVAIDWNLGETADMSEGPVMSIVRAVREKSLRVPIFLITRSVEAPDVPLSLIREVREYVNIGSETPEFFARRLHFAIDDYHSGLLPPYFKALKKLTEEGAYQWDAPGHMGGAAYLKHPAGAEFHEFFGENIMRADIGISNAELGSWLDIEGPPAESQRMAARVFGADWTFYVLAGSSASNRIVVQAAVGRDEMVIADRNCHKSLNHAMTLAGSRPVYFQPSRNGYGMIGLIPPKRFSRAHIQGLIEESPLTAGAKSREPVYAVVTNPTYDGLLYNVDKVTELLSASVPRVHFDEAWYAYGKFHPIYQHRYAMGVPRDMKNRPTVVAVQSTHKMLPAFSMASYIHVSNSERGKIAWSPIKEAFMMHGTTSPYYPLIASLDIATAMMDEPSGPALLRETVSLAVAFRRAVAIANQRFKDEGEWFFTLFQPPKVTIKGKQVAFHEAPLEVLASSPECWTLRAGEAWHGLPDDVVKDDFCMLDPTKVTILCPGTDAKGKLSKHGVPGAILAKFLDARRQAIARTGDYTVLVLFSVGTTQGKWGTLLETLMSFKRLFDRKAMLEEALPDLVQAYPERYREMTLPQLCDEMHAVMSELDLQAMANQAGEVLSEQAMTPAEAYQHLIHGDTEEVRITELAGRVAALMIVPYPPGIPVLMPGERVDPKGGTIVNFLKAVEAYGKRFPGFGREVQNVHADGNGDMWVRVIAEKGAPAKKAKDPKKKH, from the coding sequence ATGTCGATGAACCGCCCGTGGATTCTGTACGTCACCAGCGACTTGCCGGACGAGGGGTCGGTGCTTCGATTGGCGCTGACGCGACTCGGCGACGCCATTCGGCAACGAGGCATCGAGGTGGTCCAGGCGTTGAGCTGCGAAGATGGCCTCGCGGTGGCGCGCGGCAAGCCTTCGTTTTCCGCGGTGGCGATCGACTGGAACCTGGGCGAAACCGCCGACATGTCCGAGGGGCCGGTGATGTCGATCGTGCGGGCGGTGCGCGAGAAATCCCTGCGGGTGCCGATCTTCCTGATCACGCGCAGCGTGGAAGCGCCCGATGTTCCGTTGAGCCTGATCCGCGAAGTGCGGGAATACGTCAACATCGGCAGCGAGACGCCCGAGTTCTTTGCCCGGCGCCTGCACTTCGCCATCGACGATTACCACAGCGGCCTGCTTCCGCCGTATTTCAAGGCGCTGAAGAAACTCACGGAAGAGGGTGCCTACCAGTGGGATGCGCCAGGCCACATGGGCGGCGCGGCCTACCTCAAGCATCCGGCAGGCGCGGAGTTCCACGAGTTCTTCGGCGAAAACATCATGCGCGCCGATATCGGCATCTCCAATGCCGAGCTGGGCTCGTGGCTGGATATCGAAGGGCCGCCGGCGGAATCGCAGCGCATGGCGGCGCGCGTGTTCGGCGCCGACTGGACCTTCTACGTGCTGGCCGGTTCGTCGGCGTCCAACCGCATCGTGGTGCAGGCGGCCGTCGGGCGCGACGAGATGGTCATCGCCGATCGCAACTGCCACAAGTCGCTCAACCATGCGATGACGCTGGCCGGTTCGCGGCCGGTGTACTTCCAGCCGAGCCGCAACGGCTACGGCATGATCGGGCTGATCCCGCCCAAGCGCTTCTCGCGCGCGCATATCCAGGGCCTGATCGAGGAGTCGCCGCTCACTGCGGGCGCGAAGTCCAGGGAGCCGGTGTACGCGGTGGTCACCAACCCCACGTATGACGGCCTGCTCTACAACGTCGACAAGGTCACCGAGCTGCTGTCGGCCAGCGTGCCGCGCGTGCATTTCGACGAGGCCTGGTACGCGTACGGCAAGTTCCATCCCATCTACCAGCATCGTTACGCGATGGGCGTGCCACGGGACATGAAGAACCGGCCCACCGTGGTGGCGGTGCAGTCGACGCACAAGATGCTGCCGGCGTTCTCGATGGCGTCCTACATCCATGTGAGCAACAGCGAGCGCGGCAAGATCGCGTGGTCGCCGATCAAGGAAGCCTTCATGATGCACGGCACGACCTCGCCGTATTACCCGCTGATCGCGTCGCTGGACATCGCCACGGCGATGATGGACGAGCCGTCGGGCCCGGCCCTGCTGCGCGAAACGGTGAGTCTTGCGGTGGCGTTCCGGCGTGCGGTCGCCATCGCGAATCAGCGGTTCAAGGACGAGGGCGAATGGTTTTTCACCTTGTTCCAGCCGCCGAAGGTCACCATCAAGGGCAAGCAGGTCGCCTTCCACGAAGCGCCGCTCGAGGTGCTGGCGTCCTCGCCGGAATGCTGGACGCTGAGGGCTGGCGAGGCCTGGCACGGCCTTCCCGACGATGTCGTGAAAGACGACTTCTGCATGCTCGACCCGACCAAGGTGACCATCCTTTGCCCGGGCACGGATGCGAAGGGCAAGCTGTCGAAGCACGGCGTTCCCGGCGCGATCCTCGCCAAGTTCCTCGATGCGCGCCGGCAGGCGATCGCGCGCACCGGTGACTACACCGTGCTCGTGCTGTTCTCCGTCGGCACCACGCAGGGCAAGTGGGGCACGCTGCTTGAGACGTTGATGTCGTTCAAGCGCCTGTTCGACCGGAAAGCCATGCTGGAGGAGGCGCTGCCCGATCTCGTGCAGGCCTATCCCGAGCGCTACCGCGAGATGACGCTTCCGCAGCTGTGCGACGAAATGCACGCCGTCATGAGCGAACTGGATCTGCAGGCCATGGCGAACCAGGCCGGCGAGGTGCTGTCGGAACAGGCCATGACGCCCGCGGAGGCGTACCAGCACCTGATCCACGGCGATACCGAGGAAGTGCGCATCACCGAGCTGGCCGGTCGCGTGGCAGCGCTGATGATCGTGCCGTATCCGCCTGGCATTCCCGTGCTGATGCCGGGCGAGCGCGTCGATCCCAAGGGCGGCACCATCGTCAATTTCCTCAAGGCCGTCGAAGCCTATGGAAAGAGGTTCCCGGGCTTCGGCCGCGAAGTGCAGAACGTGCACGCGGACGGCAACGGCGACATGTGGGTGCGCGTCATTGCAGAGAAGGGCGCGCCCGCCAAGAAGGCCAAGGACCCCAAGAAGAAGCATTGA
- a CDS encoding Orn/Lys/Arg decarboxylase N-terminal domain-containing protein — MLERRNLRQKFRVLLVHSHVGTESAGGRACRTLANEFADRNIETVVAANVDDGRSMIMADTALHAMLIDWSLPGSDGRDSDNGAAIDLIHTVRSRNENVPIFLMTEPGKARTLNVEIVQAINELVWISQDSATFVAGRVQAAMKIYLAALLGPLTTALANFNQVHEYSWHTPGHTGGTAFLKHPTGRAFYDFYGEHVFRTDLSISVGEIGSLLDHTGPIGESEKYISRIFGSHRSYTVTNGSSTSNRIIFMACVGRDQVVLCDRNCHKSIEHGLTMTGGVPHYLVPSRNRYGLIGPIYPDKFVEASVRDAVARNSLSRDLSDQQPVFVVVTNSTYDGLCYNTRRVLEEVGGWVDRVHFDEAWYGYARFNPLYSGRLAMHGPSSEHDPNGPTVFTTHSTHKLLAAFSQASYIHVRDGRSAIPHARFNESFMMHGSTSPFYPIIASNEVAASMMDGVGGLSLTRESIDEAINFRQIVGRLHRDFAKKGEWFFRTWNPEEVTDESGKRVAFADASPEWLATDANAWVLHPGENWHGFGHLEDGYCMLDPIKVSVLTPGVQDDESFADQGFPATLLTAYLDARGIEVEKTSDFAVLFLFSIGITKAKWSTLVTAMLDFKRDYDENRALERVMPNLVASHPERYAGLGLRDLGDQMFAELKKTGQTRHLQSAYSNLPEIRLSPADAYQELIRGKVERVALGNLANRTLATSVVPYPPGIPMLMPGEAAGPADGPYIGYLKALQSWDHAFPGFGHDTHGVEAEGGEYYVQCLKS; from the coding sequence ATGCTCGAACGTCGAAACCTGCGCCAGAAATTCCGCGTGCTGCTGGTCCATTCCCATGTCGGCACGGAAAGCGCAGGCGGGCGGGCCTGCCGTACGCTCGCCAATGAATTCGCGGACCGGAACATCGAAACGGTGGTGGCAGCCAACGTGGACGACGGCCGTTCGATGATCATGGCCGATACGGCGCTGCACGCGATGCTGATCGACTGGTCGCTGCCAGGCTCGGATGGCCGCGACAGCGACAACGGCGCCGCCATCGACCTCATCCATACGGTGCGCTCGCGCAACGAGAACGTGCCGATCTTCCTGATGACGGAGCCCGGCAAGGCGCGCACGCTGAACGTGGAAATCGTGCAGGCGATCAACGAGCTGGTATGGATCTCGCAGGATTCGGCCACGTTCGTGGCCGGTCGCGTGCAGGCAGCCATGAAGATTTATCTTGCCGCGCTGCTCGGCCCGCTCACCACGGCGCTGGCCAACTTCAACCAGGTCCACGAATATTCGTGGCATACGCCGGGGCACACGGGTGGTACGGCGTTCCTCAAGCATCCGACCGGACGCGCGTTCTACGATTTCTACGGCGAGCATGTGTTCCGCACCGATCTCTCGATCAGCGTCGGCGAGATCGGATCATTGCTGGACCACACGGGGCCCATCGGCGAGAGCGAGAAGTACATCTCGCGCATCTTCGGCTCGCATCGTAGCTACACCGTGACCAACGGGTCGTCGACATCCAATCGCATCATCTTCATGGCATGCGTCGGTCGCGACCAGGTGGTGCTGTGCGACCGCAATTGCCACAAGTCGATCGAGCACGGACTGACCATGACGGGCGGCGTGCCGCATTACCTCGTGCCGTCGCGCAACCGCTACGGACTGATCGGCCCGATCTATCCGGACAAGTTCGTCGAGGCCAGCGTGCGGGATGCGGTCGCCCGCAACAGCCTGTCCAGGGATCTGTCCGACCAGCAGCCGGTATTCGTGGTGGTCACCAACTCCACTTATGACGGGCTTTGCTACAACACCAGGCGCGTGCTGGAGGAAGTGGGTGGCTGGGTCGATCGCGTGCACTTCGACGAGGCCTGGTACGGCTACGCGCGCTTCAACCCGCTGTACTCCGGAAGACTGGCCATGCACGGCCCCTCGTCCGAGCACGACCCCAATGGCCCGACGGTGTTCACCACGCATTCCACGCACAAGCTGCTCGCTGCGTTCTCGCAGGCGTCGTATATCCATGTGCGCGACGGGCGAAGCGCGATTCCGCATGCGCGCTTCAACGAATCGTTCATGATGCACGGCTCCACGTCGCCGTTCTATCCGATCATCGCCTCCAACGAGGTGGCTGCCTCGATGATGGATGGCGTGGGCGGCCTTTCGCTGACCCGCGAAAGCATCGACGAGGCCATCAATTTCCGCCAGATCGTGGGGCGCCTGCATCGCGACTTCGCGAAGAAGGGCGAATGGTTCTTCCGCACCTGGAACCCGGAGGAGGTGACCGACGAATCCGGCAAGCGGGTCGCGTTTGCGGATGCGTCGCCGGAATGGCTCGCAACCGACGCCAACGCTTGGGTGCTGCATCCGGGTGAGAACTGGCACGGCTTCGGCCATCTGGAAGACGGCTATTGCATGCTCGACCCGATCAAGGTCTCGGTGCTGACGCCGGGCGTTCAGGACGACGAGTCGTTCGCCGACCAGGGGTTCCCGGCCACGCTGCTGACGGCGTACCTGGATGCACGCGGCATCGAGGTGGAAAAGACCAGCGACTTCGCCGTGCTGTTCCTGTTCTCCATCGGCATCACCAAGGCCAAGTGGAGCACGCTGGTCACCGCCATGCTCGACTTCAAGCGCGATTACGACGAAAACAGGGCGCTGGAGCGGGTGATGCCCAATCTGGTCGCGAGCCATCCGGAACGCTATGCCGGCCTCGGCCTGCGCGACCTGGGCGACCAGATGTTCGCCGAACTGAAGAAGACCGGGCAGACGCGCCATCTGCAGAGCGCGTATTCGAACCTGCCCGAGATCCGCTTGTCGCCGGCGGATGCATACCAGGAGCTCATCCGTGGCAAGGTCGAGCGCGTCGCGCTCGGCAACCTGGCGAATCGCACCCTCGCCACGAGCGTGGTGCCGTATCCACCCGGCATCCCGATGCTGATGCCGGGCGAGGCGGCCGGCCCTGCGGACGGCCCTTATATCGGTTACCTCAAGGCACTGCAGAGCTGGGACCACGCTTTCCCCGGGTTCGGGCACGACACGCACGGCGTGGAGGCGGAGGGCGGGGAGTATTACGTGCAGTGCCTGAAGTCCTGA
- a CDS encoding amino acid permease, translating into MVTGGGKKMGLVGASSLVVANMVGTGLFLLPSSLASVGSVSILGWVVAAVGASALGLVFAHLAMVEPKAGGPYAYARDHVGRFPAFQTNLLYWFANVIGNVAIAVSVTGYLAIFFPSLKHPWIANGCTAAIIWLFVWVNTRDAKLVGGFTTVSTIAGIVPIAFVGLFGWFWFQPQVFMESWNPGDAPLHSAIERSASIALWAFLGVESAAVSAGVIENPKRNVPLATIIGLLVSTVIYISCCTVLMGVIPGKELRISGAPFAEAARMMLGPWAAIGISLAAILKAAGSLVGWILIVAQSAQAAANDGMFPERFALTNRHGMPVQNLVVTGLMMMVTLLVSTSPDVATQFAHITDATVILMSVPYIYSVVAMWRLNRTLHMATGKMQLFIVVGLVACLYCLSVVLGQSAELDRKALLVLLISTPLYALIKRR; encoded by the coding sequence ATGGTGACAGGGGGCGGCAAGAAGATGGGCCTGGTTGGCGCCTCCTCCCTGGTGGTCGCCAACATGGTCGGAACCGGCCTGTTCCTGCTGCCCTCCAGCCTGGCCAGTGTCGGTAGCGTCTCGATCCTGGGCTGGGTGGTCGCGGCGGTCGGCGCTAGTGCGCTGGGCCTGGTGTTCGCGCACCTGGCGATGGTCGAGCCGAAGGCGGGAGGTCCGTACGCCTACGCGCGCGATCACGTCGGGCGGTTCCCGGCGTTCCAGACCAATCTGCTGTACTGGTTTGCGAACGTGATCGGCAATGTGGCCATCGCGGTTTCCGTGACGGGATATCTCGCCATTTTCTTCCCGTCACTGAAACACCCGTGGATCGCCAACGGCTGTACGGCCGCCATCATCTGGCTGTTCGTGTGGGTCAATACCCGTGACGCGAAACTGGTGGGCGGGTTCACCACCGTCAGCACCATCGCCGGCATCGTGCCGATTGCGTTCGTGGGCCTGTTCGGGTGGTTCTGGTTCCAGCCGCAGGTGTTCATGGAGAGCTGGAATCCGGGCGATGCGCCACTGCATTCGGCGATCGAGCGCAGCGCTTCGATCGCCCTGTGGGCGTTCCTGGGCGTGGAGAGCGCGGCCGTATCGGCCGGCGTGATCGAGAACCCGAAGCGCAATGTTCCGCTCGCCACGATCATCGGCCTGCTGGTCTCCACGGTGATCTACATTTCATGCTGCACCGTGCTGATGGGGGTCATTCCCGGCAAGGAGCTGCGCATTTCCGGTGCGCCGTTCGCCGAGGCCGCCCGCATGATGCTGGGGCCATGGGCCGCCATCGGCATCTCGCTGGCCGCCATCCTGAAGGCGGCCGGCTCGCTGGTCGGCTGGATCCTCATCGTCGCGCAGTCGGCGCAGGCGGCCGCCAACGACGGCATGTTTCCCGAACGCTTTGCACTGACCAACCGCCATGGCATGCCGGTGCAGAACCTGGTGGTCACCGGGCTGATGATGATGGTGACGCTGCTGGTGTCGACATCGCCGGACGTCGCCACGCAGTTCGCCCATATCACCGACGCTACCGTGATCCTGATGTCGGTGCCCTATATCTACTCCGTGGTGGCGATGTGGCGACTCAACCGCACGTTGCACATGGCCACGGGCAAGATGCAGCTCTTCATCGTGGTGGGCCTGGTGGCGTGCCTGTATTGCCTGAGCGTGGTGCTGGGGCAGTCGGCCGAGCTCGATCGCAAGGCGCTGCTGGTGTTGCTGATTTCAACGCCGCTGTACGCATTGATCAAACGTCGCTAG
- a CDS encoding FAD-containing oxidoreductase: MNQHFDAVVVGTGQAGPSLAERLGKSGRKVAVIERKLVGGTCVNTGCIPTKTMVASAYAAQLARRGEEYGVHHGGSVRVDMAQVWKRTRGISDRSRGNVESWLGGMPNVTLLRGHATFESPRRLRVGDDVIEANEIFLNVGGRAVKPDFPGVDSVPYLTNVGIMDLRELPRHLIIVGGSYIGLEFGQMFRRFGSDVTIVERSERLLPREDPEVSAAIVDILQREGIALHLGAECIELQGCAGDVAIVARCADPRMEVRGTHLLLAVGRRPNTDTLGLDKAGVATDEHGYIVVDDACRTNVPGIWAMGDCNGKGAFTHTSYNDYEIVAANVLDNEPRRISDRIATYALFIDPPLARAGLTEQEALRRGHDVRVGVRPMARVGRAIERGETLGFMKVIVDGRSNQLLGAAILGVNGDEAIHCLLDTMYAKAPYQTVTHAVHIHPTVAELLPTTLQDLRPAGAS, encoded by the coding sequence ATGAACCAGCACTTCGATGCCGTGGTCGTCGGAACCGGGCAGGCCGGGCCGTCCTTGGCCGAGCGCCTGGGCAAGTCGGGCCGCAAGGTGGCAGTGATCGAACGCAAGCTGGTAGGCGGCACCTGCGTCAACACCGGCTGCATCCCTACCAAGACCATGGTGGCGAGCGCGTACGCCGCGCAACTGGCGCGGCGCGGCGAGGAATACGGCGTGCATCACGGCGGGAGCGTCCGCGTGGACATGGCGCAGGTGTGGAAACGCACCCGGGGCATTTCCGACCGTTCCCGCGGCAACGTCGAATCCTGGCTGGGCGGCATGCCGAATGTCACGCTGCTGCGTGGCCACGCGACGTTCGAATCGCCACGCCGCCTGCGGGTGGGCGATGACGTGATCGAGGCGAACGAGATCTTCCTGAATGTCGGCGGCCGCGCGGTCAAGCCGGATTTTCCCGGCGTCGACAGCGTGCCGTACCTCACCAACGTCGGCATCATGGATCTGCGCGAACTGCCGCGTCATCTCATCATCGTGGGCGGCAGCTACATCGGGCTGGAATTCGGGCAGATGTTCCGGCGATTCGGTTCCGACGTGACCATCGTCGAACGCAGCGAGCGACTGCTGCCGCGCGAAGACCCCGAGGTATCCGCTGCCATCGTGGACATCCTGCAGCGCGAAGGCATCGCGCTGCACCTGGGCGCCGAATGCATCGAGCTTCAGGGCTGCGCCGGCGACGTGGCCATCGTGGCCCGATGCGCGGACCCGCGCATGGAAGTGCGCGGCACGCATCTGCTGCTGGCCGTCGGGCGGCGCCCCAACACCGACACGCTGGGCCTGGACAAGGCGGGCGTGGCGACCGACGAGCACGGCTACATCGTGGTGGATGATGCCTGCCGCACCAATGTCCCGGGTATCTGGGCGATGGGTGATTGCAATGGCAAGGGCGCGTTCACCCACACCTCGTACAACGACTACGAAATCGTCGCCGCGAACGTGCTCGACAACGAGCCGCGACGCATATCCGATCGCATCGCGACCTACGCACTGTTCATCGATCCGCCGCTCGCGCGGGCGGGGCTCACCGAACAGGAAGCCTTGCGCAGGGGTCACGACGTGCGCGTCGGCGTGCGACCGATGGCGCGCGTGGGCAGGGCCATCGAGCGGGGCGAAACGCTGGGCTTCATGAAGGTGATCGTGGACGGCCGCAGCAACCAGCTGCTTGGCGCGGCGATTCTCGGCGTCAACGGCGACGAAGCCATCCACTGCCTGCTGGACACCATGTATGCCAAGGCTCCTTACCAGACGGTAACGCACGCCGTGCACATCCACCCGACGGTCGCGGAGCTGCTGCCGACGACGCTGCAGGACCTGAGGCCGGCCGGCGCGTCCTGA
- a CDS encoding isochorismatase family protein translates to MATVRSGNRTALLVVDVQVGIMASAWNREKVIAQLAHVVSRARQVGVPVIWVQHHDDELPRDSAAWQWVDELRPPSDEPLIHKHFNSAFEQTDLEGELDRLGVTRIVLAGAMSNWCIRSTAHAALDRGYDLTLLQDAHTTQDLRLSEDRVIAARDIVTELNAAMRWLAYPGRVNTVARAAEVELVAPGRTEAP, encoded by the coding sequence ATGGCAACCGTCCGTTCCGGAAACCGAACCGCGCTCCTCGTCGTCGATGTACAGGTCGGCATCATGGCGTCGGCATGGAACAGGGAGAAGGTGATCGCCCAGCTTGCCCATGTGGTTTCGCGCGCACGCCAGGTGGGCGTGCCGGTCATCTGGGTGCAGCACCATGATGACGAGCTGCCACGGGATTCGGCCGCCTGGCAGTGGGTCGACGAGCTGCGGCCGCCCAGCGACGAGCCGCTGATCCACAAGCATTTCAATTCCGCTTTCGAGCAGACCGATCTCGAAGGCGAGCTCGACCGGCTGGGCGTCACGCGCATCGTGCTTGCCGGCGCCATGAGCAACTGGTGCATCCGGTCCACCGCGCATGCCGCCCTCGATCGCGGCTATGACCTGACCTTGCTTCAGGATGCGCATACGACGCAGGACCTTCGCCTCTCCGAGGATCGTGTGATCGCGGCGCGCGATATCGTGACCGAACTGAATGCAGCCATGCGCTGGCTTGCCTATCCCGGACGCGTCAACACGGTGGCCCGGGCCGCCGAGGTTGAGCTTGTCGCGCCGGGCCGGACAGAAGCTCCATGA